CCTGCAGAGAGTCACTGATCCTCTCAACAGTGGAATCCTGGAAACCCTGGTTATCTTAGCTGCACAGGAGTCTGTAACCACACCAGAGTCCAAGGGAAGATCAGGCAAGTAGAAGCTGAGTCATCTTCctcccaccatgccctgcttcaTCTGGGCTGCTAGCAGAAGGCGCCGCCCACATTTGGGGGGGGTGGATCTTTCCACACCAATTAAGACAATCAGGACATTCCTCAGGTGAGGCTCCCAACTCAGGAGATTCTaacttgtggcaagttgacattaaaatCAACCATCATACCAATAGTCTTTGCAGAGATGCCTCTGGGAGACACCGTGCCGGGTCCTGAACCTTAGTTTGAGAGTCTGCCGCCACCCTGGCCCAGACATGCTGAGCCACTGAACAGAAAGATCCTCAGGGTAGGTAGAGGGGCCCATGTGTAGCCAGGGACCATAACCAGGTGGATCACAGTAGAGGCAACCCTGGGAAAATCACTGCCATCACCAAGGCAGTTCTGAGGGCTGACCAACGTCTTCATCCCTGCCTCTCTTGTCCCAGTCCTGGCCCTGTCATAGACCTcatcaaaaggaaaaacattgtgaatgctgtcttaatcagggttactgttgctgtgatgaaacatcatgaccgaaAGCAACTTGTAAGGAAAGGATTTATGTAGCTTGCCTGTCATCATCACTGcatcaaaggaagtcgggacaggagctcaagcagggcaggaatgtGGAAGCAGGAGttgttgcagaggccatggaggagtgctgcttactggcttgctcacacagcttgctcagcctgctttcttatagaacccagacaACCAGCCAAAAGGTGGGCTCCACCTACAGGGGTCTGGACCCTCCTACATGGATACAGGTTttcctacagcccagtcttatggaggcattttctcaatgaggctccctcctctccgataactctagcttgtttcgttttgacataaaactatccaggaaAGATGTGGTGAGAAACTGGAGTGTGCCTTCATGCCCTTGGCTATCTCTCTGCCAACCAACCAACTctaagggggaggggagcatccCCAGCTTCCATTCTTTTGCATAACAGTATTAGAAACCCAGACTTCCTGGACTCTTCCTAGGTGTCTAGCCACACTGAGGTCTCTGTAGGCATAGGCTTGGCCAACACTGACTGACTTAAGTCTGGCCCTCATCAGTGCTGGCTCTGAAGAAGGCAAGATCTCAAGGCTGATAGCTGCTGAGATTCTAAGCCAACATGTGTTGGGGACAGTAATTTTCTTACTTCTGCATGGTATACTGAGTAGTTTGTTTATGACTGATGCTTCAACAGCCTCTGTGGCCAGCAGTAGAGCAGAGGCCCAGGACTTCAACACCCAGAGCCAGGACATGTCTATAGACAAAGCATTTTTATTAAGGTACAGCTGTTCACTGTCTCCAACTGATCACAGCACCAAAAACGCTAGGCATAATAGACACCAATGTTGcctaaacagaagaaaattagcCAAGACTGAAGAGCCAGATCACAGAGAAGTTGGGAACGGACCAGAGAAGACACACACGTACCAGCTTCCAGGCCAGGTTGCTGTCCTTCTCCCAGAGGAGTCTGGGGACAGCAGTGTGAGAGAAGAAGTCACATCCACTCCACACTGCCCCTTAATTTAACAGACCCTGCTATACTGGTCTACCAAGTAACTGGCAGCAAGCATTGAACTTCACATATACTCATTAGCCCTGTTCTGTGACTCGGGCAAGAGTCCCTGGGGCTGATATCCAAAGCCCCTTGTAGATTCCTCCTGCAGAATCAGCCTGGGAACACTTGCTGAATGGAAACAAGCCACTCTGCTTAGGAGAACTGAATTCCTAGCTGGAACAGAATGGCCCTGCTCTCAAGAGAATGTGACCTCAAGCATGGAGTGAGCTGGAGATGAAAGCCACCACACAGGAAGCCGGGGACGGTGCATACTAGCCTGTTGGCAGTGACTTCTTTGATAATGGGACGTTTAAAAAACCAAGCATGCTCCTCCTGAGGAACTACTTGGAAGGTTCTGTCTGATGAGGTATCCCCGGTGCAGAAGACACAGAGCCGGCTCAACAGACTGACTTTTACCCAGAGCCAAGGAGAAGTTGGCTTTCCAGTCCATCTAAACAGATGAAGGCCTGAAACTGCCAGACACCTGGCCCTGGCACAGACAAGCTGCAGCCTTGCCATCCTTTCTGTGCTCTCATGTTAACTGCATGAGGGTACCTGTCGAGGGCCCTAGTGCCTAAGGCACTGAGCTAAGCACATTGAATGACTCTTCTACCAGGCATGTCTAACCTTCTGACATTGCAACAAGAGGCTGACTGCGACGAAGTTCACCCATAAGGACCATTCGATCAaattacaaaaagagaaaaaaatctcagaaggTTTTAAGTAACTTGATGATTCTGTGAGGGCAGCATTCAcagttggcctcagactcatgcaGTCAAGGACTGGACACACCTGTTACAGCAGTGTTGAAACCTACTCAAACTTGCATGGAGAATTCTGAGAAGTGGAAGGGAAGGCCATCGGGCTTTGTGAGCAAcagcctctgctctgctctgtagcCTTCTGTGTTCTGCAAGCCGCTCTGAGCCCTGCTTCTGAGTCCTCCGAGCCATCAGGCTCCAATTCTAGCCCCACCCCGACCCTGCCATTGTTTTTCAAAAGGAGAATTTCGATATTACTTGCCAGCTTTGGGTTGGGGGCGATCTTGAGGCCAAGTATTCCCTTGGTTCAGTCAATGTTTCCAGGAGACCCAAGAGCATGATAGGACACACGTTCATTGCTCCATTTTTTACagcaaaagaaggaggagaaagaggaggagaaacccATTGAAGCCATGGGAGTCAAGGAACCTAAAGAGCTTTCTCAACTATAAATAGAAATGAAGCAATGGCTCATGGTACCACACGGATGGAAACATGTTTAGTGAAAAAAACCAGCCTCACAGAAGCACATGTGAGACTCTGAAGTAGATATGCTCAGGGGAGGCAAATCCAAACACAGAAAGCAGGCTAGTGGTTGTGTCAATCACTTTTCTTATTCCTGTGATACAATACCGAACAGAAACAACTTAAGCCTGTTTGGGCTCAGGGTTTAAGGGAACACACTCTATCATGGCAAGAGTTTATGGCAGTGAGAATGTGTGAATAGGACATCGTCCACATCTCCACTAGGAAGTAAGAGAGGGCCAGAAACAGGACCAAGCTATAAACTCCAGGCTCACTTGCcatgacccacttcctccaccaaggcttCAGCTCCTACAAGCACCACAGCAGCCAGACCAGGATCACCAGCTGGTACCAAATGTTCAAACCCACGAGCCTGCAACGGATAGTTCACATTCAAGCCATTAACACTGGATGGGAGTGACTGGTAACAGGCATGGACTGCCTTGGGGGTAGGGAGGTAGCTATAAAATGCCCTAAAATCTATCACAATGACAATTGTACAGCTATGGCCATATTAAAGCAGCTAGGgaattttttaatagatgaattaTGTGAATGATATTCTAGTTGAGATGGTAGAGGGAGGTAGACTATATGGCTTCCTGTAAGTGGATGTAATGGGAGCTGGACTCACACTTGGACTTTCTAAGTGTGACCTCTGTGCCCTTTTGTCGGCAGCCACTGCCGTCTGATCCTTTCAGCCTTGTTCACTCTTTCCTGCTCTTCagttccctcctccccttgctccaGGTCCAGTGGAAAATAACACGGCCTCTTATTGCTGAGGGAGTGGGGGCTGGATCTGATGCTGAGAAGGGAGAGCGGCAAGCCCTCCCTCTGCATTGTATCCTCTAAACACTTCTCTTTATggcatctttctctttttatgaagTCCCAGCATGGTGTGGGTTTCTTAACTGACAAGACCAGAAAAAAGCCAAGGCTGGAAAATCATGCATAATCCCTCCACTGCTGCAAAAATACAGTTCTGCATTTTGCCTTTCACTGTTGttgtgtgtgaacatatgtgtgACTTTCGGTTGTTTTTTCTCATACCGTGAAGCAAAAAGCATCTAGTTGATGGTAGATGTACTGGGTTTTCAGGGCACCCAATGGTCTCACAATTATTCgaaggttggttggttggttggtttttgaggcacatttctgtcttctgtgtcaGTGATTGTATTTTATTGTACTTGGTCTTGGTTTGGCTCTAATGAGTAGACTAAACCCTGCTGTTTGGATGGGGATGATGTCACCAATGCAGACCTATCCTCTTGCAGGCTAAGCACTGTGGGATGGCTCTTGAGTGTTTGTTCATGAGTCGACACAAGAACAGCCACGCTTAGACTTGGAAACACCACCATTCAGCCGTGCAGGGTATAAAGGATGTTGTCCTGAGCACAGGAGCCTTAGGCTGCCTGGGTCCACAAAACTAACACAGAGTTGAATCCAGCACTGAGATGTGTGCAACTGATTCTAAGTGCAAAGAAGGAAGATGATTCTGTGGAGCGCCTCTCAAACATGCCTGCAGCATGTAGATACTTAAGTGTTTTAAAGGCAGGGAAGCCATGTGCCGTGCAGTTCTCCCAGGCttgcttgttctttgttttttcctttatagcACACAATGAGAATATTTCCTAGctagttaattctttttttttttttttttttttttttttgtttttttgagacagggtttctctgtatacccctggctgtcctggaactcactttgtagaccagactggcctcgaattcagaaatccgcctgcctctgcctcccaagtgctggtattaaaggcgtgcaccaccacgccagtcCCGCTAGTTAATTCTTGAGATTTGATGCCTCTTCGGattggggggctggggagacaatTCAATTTGTAAAGTGCTTGTcgtgcaagcatgaagatctgatttgagccctgggacccacattcaaaaatcaggcatggtggcctgcGCTTGTAATCCCACCATGAGACCAGCCAAACTAGCTATTTGGTGAGTTCCAAACCAATGAGAAACGGCCTCAAAGAGCAAGGTGGATGGTGCCCAGGGCACAACAATCAAGCTTGTCCTCCAgatccacatgcatacatgtgtacctgcgtgtgcccacatacacaccaaacaaaaCACTTGATTTCGAATCAAAGTCCAACAACCCACCTTCAGGTGCTACAAAAATCTGTATTCCCCGAGGTCCCTGGGCTTTCTGACCATTTTCATGGCTCATGAACCCTTACTCTGCCCTCAGGCACTATAGTCCAGTGCCTGACACATTGCAGGTTCTCCAAGCATTGCAGGGATCGAAGCTGGCAAGAGGTACCCACTGTCCAGATTCAGAAAGCCTTGGCACCAGCAAAATAGCTCCCTCAGTCAAAGGGACAGGCCCTTCTTTACTGGAACTTGGGTGACTGAGGCAAGGCTTTAGCATGGTGCCTCCGGGCCGTGATGCCCACAGCTCTGCCAGATGCTGGGACTGCATGACAATGCTCTCCTTCTCCAGCCTTGCCTCTATGCAAGCTGCAGAGAAACTTTCCaacttcctcattttttttttttgtttgttttgttttgagcggAAAGCTCTGAGTTCCTCAGTGTTTCCCTTACACAGCCCCCAGCCCTGAGATGTGGCCTCTCCAGTGCCCAGCATCACCCTCCCCTGGAAGTAGCATTGCCTTAGAAGCTTGGGCCCTGTGAATCCATCGTCCCTGTCCTAGAGGCAGGCAAGCAATATCCTGGACCTGTTCCCTGAGCCCCATTGCCTGTTCCATACTTGTAAGATGCTGTCAAAATGTGGAGCTGTTCTATTCTGTGCCTGCTAGGGACCAGGTCTAGACCTGTGATGAGCTGGCTGTTGATCCTTTCCCATCTGGAGCTCTTCCGaactctcctttcctcctcctctcagtgTCTTGTCTCctcatcttcccatcccccaTGCTCCCGTGTAGCCTGCTAGCCTTGCAAGTGTGTTCCCCTCTCCTAGATGGGGATCACTCTGACTAAGCTGGTTCACTTACTAGTGTTGGGTGCTCGTGCCTAGCCCTACTGTTCATCCGTTGGAGCatcatcccagagatgctcaAATGGGAGAAGCATCAGTGATGCTTCTGAAGCCCAGAGTGTGGTGGAGCACTCGGACAAAAGCACAGAATGGACCACTCATAATGGTGGTCCCTGCAGTCGGATTCCACTGTAGGACTAAGTCATGGGGTAGACATCCTGCACACGTCAGGAAGTTTACTCCAGACATGACCTTCTAGTCTTTGAAGATGAGTAAGAACCTAGCAGGTGGGGAGGAAAAGAATGCTAAGCAGAGAGAACAGCATCAGCCGAGCTCCAAGGATGGGGCAGCATATGGCATGTCCAGGGAGAAACGCATGGCGGATGGAGGCTCAGTAGATAATTCTAGAAATATATGTGGGAACAGATCTCACAGGCCTTGAGTGAGGTCATGCTCAGGCATTGATGGGAAGTTCTGGACATCTGCTACCCCATGACTTTGCCCTGCAACCGCATGTCTTAAGGGATGTGGCATGAGCCAAGAAGACGCTGAGCTCAGCTTACTGGGAATACTGAATGGTTCACCACCAGGACTGTCACCCCAGGACTGTCACCCCAGCTGCCTGATGCTCCTCACTGGGAAGACTTCAAGGGTACTGGGTCGCTGTCCTGGGCTTGCATAGACATGAGTGCAGTGTTCCCAATGCTTATTCTACACAGTAAAACAATCTATGTATGTGGGCACCAAGAGTTGGTCACTCAGGGGTCAGATGCTATCTTGGAGGGCAAAGTCACAGCCTGGCCCTTATGAGGAGTGGCCCTCGGGCTGTGGGAAAACCTAACCTGATCTATCTTACCCTGTGGCTGTGATGTTTGCATATTGTTAAAAAGACACATGAAAGGTCACCATCTTGGTATTGTGGTGACAGCTGGGTGTCCTGGACTGGCTGTCAGGTGCAGCAGAATCTGTCTAGAGAAGGGCTCCACGGTGAGTAGTGTGCCCTCTTCCATAAGAGGTGCTCACAGTTGAATAGGGCACAGCTTGCTTTCTAGCCCGGGTTTGTACCCTGCTCACATTGATGGGCAAACAACCTCAGGCCACCAAGGCAGCCACGGACGGTACCACTAAGCATGTCATCATTAGAACTGACTCACACTTGGCTCTGCATATCCCTGTCATCCTGCAATATCTTTCAGTTCGCCATCAAGAGCCTGTGGTGGCCATGCCTGATGGTACAGATCTGTCATCCCAGCagctctgaggcaggaagattgaatgttcgaggacagcctgggcaacttagtgagaccctgcctcaaattttgaaaatgttttttttaagggGGAGATATCTCCATGGAGAGCATTTGCCTTTCATGtgggagaccctgggttcaatctccagtactacaaagaaaaaacaaaagggcTTGTTGTGTTCTTATAACATGGGGTCAGAGCCACCAGCCACATGCTGGCAGGCAAAGCAACCGAAGCAGGAAGTGGGGCAAGTTCCTCCAAAGGAGCCTGTGGTGCAGTGAGGGACTACTCTGGCCTATTCAACCCCCAGCACCCTGTGACTTCAGATGAATACATTTTTCCCTGAGTCACTTGCTTTTGTCTGTAAAGTGGGGACAAGACCTATGGCCAGAGGGCATCAAGACAGTGCCAGTAAAACTGCAGCCCATGGCTGGTCTACCACACGAACCCTGACTGTTCCCTCCTGGTGTCACACTTGGCACTCCTTTGCATAGGGGTCTTACTGAGGAACCATGGAAAAAAGGGTGTGTCTGCTATTCTTCCAGGAATCCACCCCAGCCTGGCTCGTGTCCTTCCATCCCTTAAAATGGTGACACTGAGCAGGACATGAGTCCAATGTTTCTCTCCATATGGAACCACTCTCATGAGCTCAGTGTGGCCTTTTCTCCAGAAGTCATATAGCCCGGTATCTTTTGAGAGGCCATGAACATCCCTGAGCTTGCTGAGATATGGTACCCAGAGGCCAATATCTCTCAAGCCAGGCCTTGCCTGATGGCTTCCATCACAGACAAGGCTATGAGGACTAGTTGGTAGATACCCAGCAGGGCAGGGCTTGCTTAAAGGTGGGAGCTGTGTCCTCACCTGTCCACTAGCCTAGCTCTTCAGTCACAGCAACTGCAGTGGGCAGATACAGGTCCTGTTCTACCACCCAGAACTCTCTGGTTCCCTTTTCCTGTGTGTGCCAGCTGCAATGGCCATAGCAAATTCTAGTTCCTCGCCTTTTATTGTAGGGCTCCCTCCCAGCACCCTGTGATGTTACTGTCACCCATTGGGGAAACAGCTAAACCAAGACCTAAGATATATAGTCTTCCTGGGGTACCTAGCTGAATAGCTGCAGAAACCCCAACGCTGAAATCTCTATCACAGGTATTCTCCAAGGCACAGGCACAGAACTGAAGCCGGGCCTCTCTTGTCCCCTCCCAGGTCTACTCCACCCTCAGCTAGTGAGTGCACAGGGGACTTCCCCTCCAGGCAGGAAGTGGTGGGAGAAGTTTAAGAGTCCAAGAAGGGAAAACAACCTTACGCAAAAGCAAGGACCCTTCCCCCGCTGCTAGAAGGAGAAACAGGGCTAACCGACTCTGCTGTTTTCCTCAGGTTTCTGGGACTCCTCGCTGAACTCAAGAGGCCCTGCAGAGCCACTcagaagcccagcccctgggacCCCTGCTTCCTCCAGCCTCCGGCCTACAACCCATCATGCAAATTGTTCCTGTGAAATCGAGCTCTCGGTGGGAAATGACCGCCTGTGGTTTGTGAATCCTATTTTCATCGAGGACTGCGTCCTACCCGCTGATCCACCTCCACTGCCTACTGGCAGCTACCCTCCACGCCCTGCACCTGCCACCCCGGATGCTACCTCACCCACCTCCAAGGGGTCCTCACGTcgccccccacctcctcccccgtTACCCACTGTTCCTCCTACTGGCCCTGCACGGCCTCCTGCGCCTCCTGTACCGCCTGCTGGTCCTTTGCCCAACTCCCCCCTAACTCCCACCTCTCACCTTGCACCCCATGCACCGGGGCCCCCTGGCCACTCAAACCAACCACCCATGACAGCCTGCGAAAGTCTCCCACGCCCAGCTGTAGGCCTGGGCCCCTTTGGAGAAGAAGAGATGAAATCTGGGACAACTCCCAGCCCCTTGCaccaagcccctccccctccactacCCCTGAAGAAGGCCCTTCCAGCAGCCCCTCCCAGGAGGCGCATTTCTGAGAGGGTATCTCTGGAAAGCCAGAATGTGGGGACTTCAACAGACAGGGACCACTCAGGCATTTCTAGGACAGCCTCAATCAACCTTCCTCCCCAGAGCACCATAAGTAGCCTTGGGGACAGGCCTCCAAGGACCACGGAGCAAAGCCAGGACACAGAGGCCAAAGCCAGCCATGCTGACAGTATACCAGTGCCTCCTGGGAAGGCCAAACAACCCCCAGTCCCACCCCCAAGGAAGAAGCGGGTCTCCCGGCAGCTGGCCTCAACCCTTCCCAGTCCCTTGGAGAGCCCCATACAGGAGGCAACCTCTGAGAAAGCGGCGCCTGGTGCATCTTGGGAAGGCTTGAGTCCTGCCCGGCAAGCTGGAATGCAGCACCTCCAAGTCCAGACCAGCGCCTGTCCCCAGAACTCTCCAGAGTTCAAAGGTTCCCAGGCCTCACTCTCAGACAGCCTGGGGGTGCCTGCCTCGGCAGCCGACCAGGACTCCTACTCGACCAGCAGtgcagaggaggagctggagttCAGCAGCCCCAACGTGAAGAAGAAGCCCTCAATGATCCTGGATAAGGCCCGCCACCGCCTCAGCTTCGTCAGCTTCGCCAGCGTCTTCCACGCCTTCCTCTCCAGCGACCGCAAGCTGTATAAGAAGGTGGTGGAGCTGGCACAGGACAAGAGCTCCTACTTCGGCAGCCTGGTGCAGGACTACAAGGTGTACAGCCTGGAGATGATGGCCCGCCAGACATCCAGCACGGAGATGCTGCAGGAGATCCGCACCATGATGACCCAACTCAAGAGCTACCTGCTACAGAGCACCGAACTCAAAGCCTTGGTGGAACCCGCCCTGCACTCGGAGGAGGAACTCGGTCAGTGGCAGGTGGGAGGGCGGGCGGGAGGGAGAGCAGTGCATAAGTACACTCAGGTGCCCCTGGACACAGAACAGCCTCTGGAGCCGCCTTTGCCTTatgtcctctttcttcttcctccttctgtcccACAAATCTCCTGGGTCCAAATCCCTCTCTCAGGAAccacttctttattattattattattattattattattattattattattttctctatttacatttcaaatgggattgcttcgagtttctctccatttactttgatgtcggctactggtttgctgtagattgcttttattatgtttaggtaggggccttgaattcccaatctttccaagacttttatcatgaaggggtgttggattttgtcaaatgctttctcagcatctaacgagatgatcgtgtggtttttgtctttgagtttgtttatgtagtggattacattgatggattttcttatattaaaccatccctgcatccctgggatgaagcctacttggtcatgatggatgatcattttgatgtaggAACCACTTCTTAGAGAGAGCCGCCACTTTAAGGCAGCCAACATTCCTGACTCCTGGCCAACAGCCcaccagccctcccctccctg
Above is a genomic segment from Mus pahari chromosome 7, PAHARI_EIJ_v1.1, whole genome shotgun sequence containing:
- the Rin3 gene encoding ras and Rab interactor 3, translated to MRRAEAPSSAHPAGPIPDAGKGEGEDDEEKDGMRLGLSTTPRNCIPRRGISVLEKLVKTCPVWLQLGLSQAEAAKILQQEMAGMFLVCRDSGLKQLVLCVHFPSLKGSSAEVLEYPIKEEKSILYLEGSVLVFEDIFRLIAFYCVSRDLLPFTLRLPQAILDASSFLELETISNLGLGFWDSSLNSRGPAEPLRSPAPGTPASSSLRPTTHHANCSCEIELSVGNDRLWFVNPIFIEDCVLPADPPPLPTGSYPPRPAPATPDATSPTSKGSSRRPPPPPPLPTVPPTGPARPPAPPVPPAGPLPNSPLTPTSHLAPHAPGPPGHSNQPPMTACESLPRPAVGLGPFGEEEMKSGTTPSPLHQAPPPPLPLKKALPAAPPRRRISERVSLESQNVGTSTDRDHSGISRTASINLPPQSTISSLGDRPPRTTEQSQDTEAKASHADSIPVPPGKAKQPPVPPPRKKRVSRQLASTLPSPLESPIQEATSEKAAPGASWEGLSPARQAGMQHLQVQTSACPQNSPEFKGSQASLSDSLGVPASAADQDSYSTSSAEEELEFSSPNVKKKPSMILDKARHRLSFVSFASVFHAFLSSDRKLYKKVVELAQDKSSYFGSLVQDYKVYSLEMMARQTSSTEMLQEIRTMMTQLKSYLLQSTELKALVEPALHSEEELEAIVESALYKCVLKPLKDAINSSLLEIHSRDGSLQQLKENQLVVLATTTTDLGVTTSVPEVAVMEKILQKLTSMHKAYSPGKKISILLKTCKLIYDSMALGNPGKPYGADDFLPVLMYVLARSNLTEMLLNVEYMMELMDPALQLGEGSYYLTTTYGALEHIKNYDKITVTRQLSVEVQDSIHRWERRRTLNKARASRSSVQDFICVSYLKPEQQSRTLASRADTAAQALCAQCAEKFEVAQPQDYRLFVLVDGRCFQLADEALPHRIKGYLLRSEPKRDFHFVYRPQDSGKDASSQPYTVVREPNFL